The proteins below are encoded in one region of Anoplopoma fimbria isolate UVic2021 breed Golden Eagle Sablefish chromosome 19, Afim_UVic_2022, whole genome shotgun sequence:
- the sephs1 gene encoding selenide, water dikinase 1, producing MSVRESFNPESYELDKNFRLTRFAELKGTGCKVPQDVLQKLLETLQENHYQEDEQFLGAVMPRLGIGMDTCVIPLRHGGLSLVQTTDYIYPIVDDPYMMGRIACANVLSDLYAMGVTECDNMLMLLGVSNKMSEKERDKVMPLVIQGFKDASEEAGTSVTGGQTVLNPWVVMGGVATTVCQPNEFIMPDNAVPGDVLVLTKPLGTQVAVAVHQWLDIPEKWNKIKLVVTQEDVELAYHEAMMNMARLNRTAAGLMHTFNAHAATDITGFGILGHAQTLARQQRSEVSFVIHNLPVLAKMAAVSKACGNMFGLMHGTCPETSGGLLICLPREQAARFCAEIKSPKYGEGHQAWIIGIVEKGNRTARIIDKPRIIEVAPQAATQNVNPTPGATS from the exons ATGTCGGTGAGGGAGTCCTTTAACCCTGAAAGCTATGAGCTGGACAAGAACTTTAGGCTCACACGCTTTGCTGAGCTCAAGGGCACCGGATGCAAG GTGCCCCAAGATGTTTTACAGAAGCTGCTAGAAACCCTACAGGAGAACCACTATCAGGAGGATGAACAGTTCCTTGGGGCAGTTATGCCTCGATTAG gCATAGGAATGGACACCTGTGTGATCCCCCTCAGACATGGAGGCCTTTCTCTGGTCCAGACAACAGATTACATCTACCCCATTGTGGATGACCCCTACATGATG GGAAGAATTGCTTGTGCCAATGTTCTAAGTGACCTGTATGCCATGGGAGTGACAGAGTGTGACAACATGTTGATGCTTCTGGGAGTCAGCAACAAAATGTCAGAGAAG gagagagacaaagtcaTGCCACTGGTCATCCAGGGATTCAAGGATGCATCAGAGGAGGCAGGCACATCTGTAACAGGAGGACAGACGGTGCTCAACCCTTGGGTGGTGATGGGAGGAGTTGCTACAACAGTCTGCCAACCGAACGAATTTATCAT GCCAGACAATGCAGTGCCAGGAGACGTATTGGTGTTGACCAAGCCGCTTGGAACACAAGTGGCCGTAGCAGTACATCAGTGGCTAGATATT CCTGAAAAGTGGAACAAGATCAAGTTGGTGGTAACCCAGGAGGATGTAGAGCTGGCCTACCATGAAGCTATGATGAACATGGCTCGGCTCAACAGGACAG CGGCTGGTCTCATGCACACCTTCAACGCTCACGCAGCCACCGACATCACAGGATTTGGCATCCTCGGTCACGCTCAGACGTTGGCACGGCAACAACGAAGTGAAGTGTCCTTCGTCATTCACAACCTTCCAGTGCTTGCCAAGATGGCGGCTGTGTCCAAGGCTTGTGGGAACATGTTTGGACTCATGCACGGCACCTGCCCTGAAacatcag GAGGCCTTCTTATTTGTCTGCCCCGGGAGCAAGCTGCCCGCTTCTGTGCTGAGATCAAATCCCCAAAATACGGCGAAGGCCACCAAGCGTGGATCATTGGAATTGTAGAGAAAGGAAACCGCACTGCTCGTATCATTGACAAACCACGGATCATAGAGGTGGCACCACAAGCAGCCACGCAGAATGTCAACCCAACTCCTGGTGCCACTTCTTAA
- the bend7 gene encoding BEN domain-containing protein 7 has protein sequence MEFGERKRRRKSQSFKLVTDEDFAASYVTNSNCNDVDGEPKDAAVPDVWLGDEGVEIKRQITGMMRLLSDKTGRVYHRVVTEQDSLIKDHQERHLTWVHQPALSSLVLDDHKSNSWNSAGDPGPSPSSISTPIQNGPGCGQYSTRSKAMRSLNNTKDPIKVNEANADVVPPAATEAPCCMCNCKGTLQAILQELRAMRRLMHTQKASLEKQGEAASSCQTRLGSGPAPRCRPRKRRPIYKVAPLNVSSRAALGPLEALPLIAAPAESAKREEREKEQCSSTPNSHSVSSGVSVLPPQKNPVTTNNRHNPLLNQLKEHQSLESEVRLAEDHDVYISKAQLDSILVNYTRSGSLLFRKLVCAFFDDTTLANSLPNGKRKRGLNDNRKGLDQNIVGAIKVFTEKYCTEHRIEKLPGPRDWVQILQDQIKLARRRLKRDAAETEEVFSGPSTSSDYSKPASVKGTVVNMTG, from the exons atggagtttggagaaaggaagaggagaaggaagtcACAGAGCTTTAAACTGGTCACGGATGAAG aTTTTGCTGCTTCATATGTGACGAATTCCAACTGCAATGATGTTGATGGAGAGCCTAAGGATGCTGCTGTTCCTGATG TTTGGCTGGGGGACGAGGGCGTGGAGATCAAGAGGCAAATCACAGGGATGATGAGGCTTCTGAGTGATAAGACTGGCAGGGTATATCATCGTGTGGTAACAGAGCAGGACAGCTTAATAAAGGATCATCAGGAAAGGCATCTGACCTGGGTACATCAGCCTGCACTCTCATCTCTTGTATTAGATGACCACAAGAGCAACAGCTGGAACTCTGCAGGGGACCCAGGGCCTTCCCCTTCATCCATATCTACCCCTATCCAAAACGGTCCAGGCTGTGGCCAATACAGCACCCGCTCCAAAGCCATGAGGAGCCTCAACAATACCAAGGATCCGATCAAAGTGAATGAAGCTAATG CAGATGTAGTCCCTCCTGCTGCGACAGAAGCCCCCTGCTGTATGTGTAACTGTAAGGGCACCTTACAGGCTATTTTGCAGGAACTGCGTGCAATGAGGAGGCTGATGCACACTCAAAAAG CATCCTTGGAAAAGCAAGGAGAGGCGGCCTCATCATGCCAAACTCGTCTTGGTTCAGGCCCCGCACCTCGCTGTAGACCCCGGAAAAGGAGGCCAATCTATAAAGTGGCACCTCTGAATGTGTCAAGTAGAGCTGCTCTTGGCCCTCTGGAGGCATTGCCACTTATAGCTGCACCTGCTGAATCCGCAAAGAGGGAGGAACGTGAGAAAGAGCAATGCTCATCTACACCCAACAGCCATTCAGTCTCGTCTGGTGTTTCTGTTCTGCCACCTCAGAAAAATCCAGTAACTACGAACAACAGACACAATCCTCTCCTGAACCAACTAAAGGAACATCAGTCATTAGAG TCTGAGGTGCGTCTTGCAGAGGATCATGACGTGTATATCTCAAAGGCTCAGCTAGACTCCATTCTGGTCAACTATACACGCTCTGGCAGCCTGCTGTTCAGGAAACTG GTGTGTGCCTTCTTTGACGATACTACGCTGGCTAACTCTCTGCCAAACGGTAAAAGGAAGAGAGGGCTCAATGATAACCGTAAGGGCTTGGACCAGAACATTGTGGGCGCCATTAAAG TGTTTACAGAGAAATACTGCACTGAACATAGAATAGAGAAGTTGCCCGGGCCACGGGACTGGGTTCAGATCCTTCAAGATCAGATCAAACTTGCCAGGAGGAGGCTGAAAAGAG ATGctgcagaaacagaagaagtcTTCAGTGGACCTTCCACAA GCTCCGACTATAGCAAGCCTGCAAGTGTGAAGGGGACGGTCGTTAACATGACTGGTTGA
- the prpf18 gene encoding pre-mRNA-splicing factor 18, with protein sequence MDILKAEIARKRKLVVDQQLVDDSKKFFKRSDLARKEQEDYFRRCGYKIDKKEEDEPSTSANPVLEIELTEEKLPMTLSRQEVIRRLRERGEPVRLFAESDYDAFQRLRKIEILTPEVNKGLRNDLKAAMDKIDQQYLNEIVGGTEPGEVDTQHDLKVHEENTTIEELEALRNTLGTGDDEGDQEVIDKFLRFLLGVWAKDLNKREDHVKRSVQGKLASATHSQTESYLKPLFRKLRKKSLPADIKESITDIIKFMLEREYVKANDAYLQMAIGNAPWPIGVTMVGIHARTGREKIFSKHVAHVLNDETQRKYIQGLKRLMTICQKHFTTVPSKCVEYNAL encoded by the exons ATGGACATACTGAAAGCTGAGATCGCGAGGAAAAGGAAACTCGTCGTAGACCAGCAGCTCGTTGAC GACTCCAAAAAATTCTTCAAAAGGTCTGATCTTGCACGCAAGGAACAAGAAGATTACTTCAGGAGATGTGGATACAAG ATTGataagaaagaagaagatgagcCATCCACCTCAGCTAATCCAGTGTTAGAAATTGAATTAACAGAAGAGAAGCTGCCAATGACACTGTCCCGACAGGAA GTCATTCGACGGCTAAGAGAACGAGGGGAACCAGTCCGACTGTTTGCAGAGTCTGATTATGATGCCTTCCAGAGACTCAGGAAGATTGAGATTCTGACCCCAGAAGTAAACAAG GGCTTGAGGAATGACCTTAAAGCAGCCATGGACAAGATTGACCAGCAGTACCTGAATGAGATTGTTGGAGGAACAGAGCCAGGAGAAGTGGACACACAGCACGACCTGAAAGTGCATGAAGAAAACACCACCATAGAAGAATTAGAG GCACTCCGTAACACACTGGGCACAGGAGATGATGAAGGAGACCAGGAGGTTATCGACAAGTTTCTGAGG TTTCTTCTTGGTGTTTGGGCGAAAGATCTGAACAAACGAGAGGACCACGTGAAGAGAAGTGTTCAGGGCAAGCTGGCCAGTGCAACTCACTCACAGACTGAGTCTTACCTGAAACCTCTCTTCAGGAAGCTCAGGAAGAAG AGTTTACCAGCTGACATCAAAGAGTCAATCACAGACATTATTAAATTCATGTTGGAGAGAGAATATGTCAAG GCAAATGATGCCTACTTGCAGATGGCCATTGGAAATGCTCCCTGGCCAATCGGTGTGACCATGGTGGGTATCCACGCTCGTACTGGGCGAGAAAAGATCTTCTCCAAGCATGTGGCCCACGTTCTCAACgatgagacacagagaaagTACATCCAG GGACTGAAGAGGCTAATGACTATCTGCCAGAAACACTTCACGACTGTTCCATCAAAGTGTGTGGAGTACAACGCTCTTTAA